GATTTTTCCAAAACTGGACTTCAAAACTTACTTCAGGGAGAGAAAAACAGTTATTTTGAAAGTGTAAGAAAAGATTCTAAAGATTGGCTTTCAGATATTACTTTTCGGGAGGAGTGGTATGAAGATAACAGGATGAAACTTGTTTCTCATGCTAATGATTATCTTCATATCCGGTATTATGGAGGTTCTTATTCAGGTGGTGCACATGATAATTACGCCTATATGGAAAGGGTTTTTGATTTAAAAAATTCTAAAAAACTGGAATTAAAAGATATTACCTCAATGCCTTCAGTTAAAATTGAAGAATTATTAAAGAAAAATATCAATAAGATAAACAGTGGAACGACTGATGAAAATGGAGGAGTCAATAATTCTGAGATGTTGTTAGTAGATAAAATTCCGGCGACGGCGAATTTTTATTTTGATGATAAAAATCTGTATTTCCATTACAGTCCTTATGAAATTGCGGCTTTTGCAGCAGGTGATATCGAAATTCCTATTTCATGGGAAGAGCTGAAAGGTACGCTGAATACTGAATTTAAAGAAAGAATGAAAATTAAATAAACTTTAATGCTTCCAATCAGGGAGCATTTTTTATTTTTGTGGCAATGGAAAAAGTAGCTTTTATCATCAATCCTTTTTCGGCGAAAAAAAACTATCAGCCGTTTTTAAACGAACTTAAAAACAAGGTTGATCGTCCTTTATATTATATCTCAGAATCGATTCCCGGAACGGATGAGTTTATTAAAGAACATTTTGATCATACCGATATTTTTGTGGCGATTGGAGGCGATGGAACGATTTCTACCGTAGCGAAAAGTTTAATTAATACCGATAAAATTCTGGCTATTTTTCCGGCAGGTTCAGGAAACGGATTTTCTAATGAAACCCAGTTCAGTAAAAACCTGGATGAACTTTTAGAAAAGTTAAAGGCAAAAAAATCCAGAAAGATCGATACGTTTACGGTAAATCACCGACTTTCGATCAATGTTTCAGGCACCGGATTTGACGGAAAAGTGGTCAAAGAGTTTGAAAAAACAAACCGTGGATTTAAAAATTATATTAAAGTTTCCCTGAAAACATTTTTCAATTATAAACCCATTAAGCTTAAGTTTTTTGATGAAGCTTATCAGAAGTACAACGGAAAATACCTGATGGTCAATATTGCGAACACCCGCCAGTTCGGGAATAACGCCTATATTGCGCCTCATGCAAGCAAAAGTGATGGCTTGGTAGATATGGTTTTGGTGAAAAAATTTCCGTTGACTTATTCACCGCTTTTTGCCTTCAGAATGTTCACAAAAAAACTGAAAGAGGATGATTATATCACTTATCTTCCGGTT
The sequence above is a segment of the Chryseobacterium sp. MYb264 genome. Coding sequences within it:
- a CDS encoding RsiV family protein, which produces MKNTVAVIALSSFFIFSACKKTENQNTAIETAEAKPEQFVVDSVSINDSINISDSLQLKFSSKMLVFPSINDKSLLDSIYMKKNVSDFSKTGLQNLLQGEKNSYFESVRKDSKDWLSDITFREEWYEDNRMKLVSHANDYLHIRYYGGSYSGGAHDNYAYMERVFDLKNSKKLELKDITSMPSVKIEELLKKNINKINSGTTDENGGVNNSEMLLVDKIPATANFYFDDKNLYFHYSPYEIAAFAAGDIEIPISWEELKGTLNTEFKERMKIK
- a CDS encoding diacylglycerol/lipid kinase family protein, with the translated sequence MEKVAFIINPFSAKKNYQPFLNELKNKVDRPLYYISESIPGTDEFIKEHFDHTDIFVAIGGDGTISTVAKSLINTDKILAIFPAGSGNGFSNETQFSKNLDELLEKLKAKKSRKIDTFTVNHRLSINVSGTGFDGKVVKEFEKTNRGFKNYIKVSLKTFFNYKPIKLKFFDEAYQKYNGKYLMVNIANTRQFGNNAYIAPHASKSDGLVDMVLVKKFPLTYSPLFAFRMFTKKLKEDDYITYLPVSEVEFKVNTKNWHLDGEFNKIKSPVHVKVQPSSLNILI